One genomic segment of Mobula hypostoma chromosome 2, sMobHyp1.1, whole genome shotgun sequence includes these proteins:
- the LOC134343106 gene encoding trace amine-associated receptor 13c-like, with translation MALKATLYIFISFSILISIFGNLVVIISVLHFKQLQTPTNYLVLSLAFVDFLVGFIVLPYSMIRSIETCWYFGHVFFDRYYAICDPFLYSIKITLPVTIVTVSLIWLFAIFYGLRLILSDFSKKSLDDYTPAVACEGSCITYAKFEGHIDALIIFCFPISIILGIYVKIFFVVKCKHGRVIGSMPSNSDNTEENNTGNLCKKQQIAVKNQSAIMGIFTFSWLPFYVNNIFDPYFNFLIPTALGDVITWFGFFNSTLNPILYAYLYPWYRKTLKLMLSCEIFSSDSAAMDFFSE, from the exons ATGGCACTCAAAGCAACCCTGTACATTTTTATTAGCTTTTCAATATTAATTTCCATATTTGGAAATCTGGTGGTGATCATTTCAGTTTTACATTTCAAGCAGCTACAGACACCCACCAATTATCTTGTATTATCTTTAGCATTTGTTGATTTCCTGGTTGGCTTTATAGTATTGCCTTATAGTATGATCAGGTCTATAGAAACATGTTGGTATTTTGGACATGTGTTTT TTGATCGATACTATGCCATTTGTGACCCCTTTCTCTATTCTATAAAAATAACCCTGCCTGTGACAATTGTCACTGTTTCTTTAATCTGGCTATTTGCTATCTTTTATGGTCTTAGACTGATTTTGTCAGACTTCAGTAAAAAGTCATTAGATGATTATACACCTGCTGTGGCTTGCGAAGGCAGCTGCATCACATATGCTAAGTTTGAGGGGCATATAGATGCATTGATCATATTTTGTTTTCCCATTTCTATCATTCTGGGCATATACGTTAAAATATTTTTTGTGGTCAAATGTAAACATGGCAGAGTAATCGGAAGCATGCCAAGCAATAGTGATAACACAGAAGAAAACAATACTGGAAACTTATGTAAAAAGCAACAAATAGCTGTAAAAAATCAAAGTGCAATAATGGGAATTTTTACATTCTCCTGGCTGCCTTTCTATGTAAATAACATTTTTGAtccatattttaattttttaatccCAACAGCTTTAGGTGATGTAATTACTTGGTTTGGATTCTTTAATTCTACTTTGAACCCAATTCTTTATGCTTATTTATATCCATGGTATCGCAAAACACTCAAGCTTATGCTCTCTTGTGAGATATTTAGCTCGGATTCAGCTGCAATGGATTTCTTTTCAGAATAA